The Antechinus flavipes isolate AdamAnt ecotype Samford, QLD, Australia chromosome 5, AdamAnt_v2, whole genome shotgun sequence DNA segment GCATATCCTTTTTTAACCCAATTCAACTCTCCTGTTTTGGATTCAATTCCTTTCCTGACCAATCTTGATCCAAGTCAGCTACTTCAATACATGAACTCTTCTTACATTGAATCCTATGCCTTCCTTGACTGTCTATCACTCCTGTCCTGTTAACTCCCATCCCTGTAGAGGGGTATATAGCCATCTATCTTCTCCATTTCTGCTTATGAATGGAAATCATGAAGCCATGCTGAATAGATCCATGATAAATTGATTTACTCTAACCTCTACTGAGTCCTCACTAGTGCACAGTAACTCTTTTCTGAATCTCTTATCGAATCCCAACTGTACATTatccaaaatgaaattttcaaaatttctgttctttcttcaaGATCCCggagctttctctttctatcaGTAGATGAcctcatcttttattttaatgagaTAATCTAGACCgttcaacataatttttttttatttcccttttttatattcctttaaaatactCAGTGTACTCTTCTATCCTACCTGATTTCCTATTAGTGGAAGAGAATAAGATGATTATTCTTTTTGCAAGATGTATACCCTACATACTATTATCCCAGAATAATGCATATATTAATCTCATATTTTCACTGTTTCTCAGAAGCATGTTTCTTTTAATCCTACATATTCATTCAGTTCTCTTCTATCCAAAAAACCAGAAAACTTCCCTTTATTATGCTACtgtctgaaattttttttccagtatcaTTAGGGAACTCTTTTTCTCCTAAATCAttaatgaattctatcaaaaaatACAGTGACTTTTTGTTTAGTCTACTTTTTCCTATATTCCaactacttttaaaataattctggaaTTGTGATTTTTCTGTAACTGCACTATCATGGTATCCCTAGTTCTCAGACTACCTTTTTTTGGTCTTCTTAGCTCATTATGTTATGTTTCTGCTGCTCCATCATAGATCTATTCCAGCGTGTTCTACATATAGGTCTTCTCACCTTCTCTGCCAttctcttcattcttccctttccccttcttttccttgccttttccttccctttttcctttctattctctgtcacctttttttttttctcttcagctttcctctttgccttttttccctttctttcccactCTCTTTGTCTTGGTGTTCTTATTAGGCTACATAgcttcaataatgatctctattaatttttttcccaaatatgtaTACTGAACCTCTCCCTTGAGATCGTTGCTTGCCAGATTTTTCTGTCTGAATGTCCTGAGAACTTCAATCTTGACATGTCCCAAAGTTAGCTCTTCATCTTCATTACCAAACCTGCCATTCCTCCctaacttccttattttctttaatgatgaCACTTTCCCCTAGTTAACTAGATTCAAAATCTCTGAGGCATGTTCAGTCCTTTCTGCTTTCTCATTAGCCACATTTAATCGGTTGCCAAATTATGTTCTCTCTCTTCaatgtctttttcatttatttaaccattccatCCTTTCTACTACTACTTCAATTACCCTAGTCCAAGTCTTTATCACCTTTCACCTGTGCTATTATAATAGGCTCCAAATTgctatttatcttctttctaattaatgttttactgatattttttgttttaaatcacctccatttctaataaatttcttcctcttttctaccCAGTGAATCATTTtgcataataaataattttaaaaataaagggggGAAGCAGTTTAGCAAAATGAATTTGCAAAGGAGAAATGGAAgatcctttttcaattcttttctaggAACAAGATttttagttattataattaaaatggttttcttttaaaaattctttctatttacctattcaataacaaataaataaaattatattattaaaatattatttagtaaGAGGGCAGtattgctctattcactgaatatattgtttttctgttttagttATTCTATAGCAAGCCATATTactcttttcatacttttctgaattcttcattttcattattacacTCAAAACAATATCATTTTATGAGGAATCAAAATTCATTTCACCATTTCTTAATTGATAGATATCTAttaagttctaattttttcccattaaatattATTGAGCTCCTCAAGATAAATATCTAGCTATAAGATCTCTAGGGGATGGGGAGGATGCCAAGGAATACAGCATTTTTGTCACTTTTCAAAAAACCTAATCCCAGATTGCATTTTAACCAAAAGACTGAACACATCAAAAGTTCATGTGTCCTTGTCATTCTGTAGTCCTTCCAATTATTTCCATCTTTGCcaaaattgtatgtataaagtaaagacttaagttcaaatgaTCTCTCTAGCTAAAAGGGACAtttgagaccatctagtccaacttcctcattttgtagaagagaaaCTGAGAAGTGATATGTCCCAAATTGTACAAGTTAATAAACAGCAGAtccaagattcaaacccaggttctcTAGTTTTCAGTCTAGCCCTCTTTGTACTCCATTGAACAttcaattctcatttctcttattattagtgatttggaataatCATTCAtatagttaattttaaaatttttttctttggagacAGCTGGCAGAGCACGGAATAGAACTCTGGGCCTTGAGTTGGGAAGAGTTCTTATTCAGGTTtagattcttactagctatgtgatcctaggcaaatcactttacttgtttgcctcagttgcagatcaaatgagaaaaaagtgtaaAAAAGTGTAAAAACACTTGTGAGAGTTACAAAGGCAATGAGAGGTGCAAAGTGCTGAACAGATTACAGAATAATCCTCCCCAGGCTAAATATTAACTTTCAACAAAAGCAGTGGCTCCAAGGCAAGATTATTACCAGAAAAATGCATGTCAACTGATCAGAGAACTTCTCTGATCAGGAACACTTTGTTGTAAACTTGGAGGAAAATTGGCAATAGTGGaacagaaaaggagtgggcagcTCTTAGAAATTTGgaatatttcattgcattttcTCACCTGCGTCATACCCTTGCAAACATTAACACTGATTTGATAAAAGTGTGTTATGATATTCTAAAGGCTATCTTGATGGAAcaacattgattagtgataaggacatgatcctagagAGGTGGGCTGAAGCAGAAGCTACATCATGCTTCGTCTATCCAGTCTCCATCTCTATCATCAACTTTCTAGAATGTGGGGGAAATACAATTGATTGAAGCTGCTTCCCACATAAATACAAAACAATGTCACAAGGTCTTAAAGGATGAGAACCCAAGTCACAGGGTCCTTTACCCTTCCTGATTCTTACTTCAATCAGAACTACAGTCTGTCAAAATAAACACATTACTCCCTGTTCTACTTCCTTTGCTGTCACTTCCTGCTTTCTAAATTTCATTTAGTTCAGTCCTATATATTCTCAATGTAAAAAGAAATCCTTTTCTCTCTAAAATTTTCATCCCCCTTTTTCCTAATCTTCTTCTCATACTCTTTTTACATTTAGTGGTCTCAGAAACCAGGCTTCCTACTGGATCTCTGTAGCTTCTCCAGTAGTCACTGTTCATTCTTTCATTGCTTCTTTCCTCCTACTTCCTGATACTGCTCTGTTATCACTTAATAGTAATGTTTCCTCTTCGGTTCATTTCTTCCATCGATATATCCCCATTTATATCTCTGTTATTGCTGGTCTCCATTTCATTCTCCATACCCTCCTGCAACTTCAGTAACTAGTTCACAATCTTCCTCTCTACTGTAAACCTGCTCTTCTGCTTAGggatgtgtatatacatatatatatatatatatatgtatgtgttgatATTATCTCTAACACCTTGTTTTCCCTGTTCATCAACCTCTGCAATATCCAAGatcataacttaaaaaaaattatttgtgaaaacaaaacaaaacagaaatccaTTAACAAcactattttctctccctttcatgCCCCCCCACcaattcattaaaagaaagaagaaaaaggaaaacaaaacccttgtaacaaatgtGGATAGTCAAGGcaattcaatgatttttaaaaacataactcCAATTATTAGAAAGGTTTCTTATTCACCAGTTTTATCCTGCTTATATGTTCTATTCCTGGAGCCTACTTATGAATAATGAGGTTAAAATaatatctaattccttttccatgcCATAACCCTTTAAGTATTTCAAGGCAGTGAACATTACCTCTCCCTTTTGTAAACTAATTATTTTGCCACATTGTGCacttgttaatttgatttttaagtatAGATTTGGACTTTATATTTAGTACTATTAAATGCTATCTTCCTCACTAAAGTCCTATTTTGATGCTATATCATTCCTAGAGATTACCCTCTGTTCTTCAAGGCTTGAAAAAGGAAGGTAGAAATGTTTTAGGTTCAGATCACGTGGCTATATTCTGTGTTTATAGTATGAAAACCAGTGTATTTATTCAGAAAGATTTATCATCAGAAAACCAGTCAGAAAGTAatgaatgggggtgggggaatacCTAAGTAAAACCACTAGCAAAGATGTAGATGATCATTGTGAACTATGTTGGCAGGTTTACTCCTATAAAGAAATTGAGGACAGGATCTTTCAAAGTACTGAAGTTAATTAAATATCACATTATTTTCTACTGTATATTGGTCTAGCAGTTGGGAACTTcttgtgtcctttttttttttttttgtttgtttgtttgtttgtttgtttttttttttcattagatctGTTGTCCCCAGTGGCTTCATTTTCCCTTAAATTTGATATTTGTCTTCCAGGTATCCACAAAATCACAGGATTTTAGAATCTATTAGATAAAGAGTTCTTAAGATGATTTATAGTATGAACTTTGCAGATTGATGAAGTCTAAATGCTCCTGTTCAGCATAGTGgtattacatataaaaaatattttaaaaattggattacaataaggaaaccaattacaaTGAAATATAGTTATTCCTGAAATATGTGCCTCAAGTTCATTTACATAAGACTCTCCTTATGGAGGGAGATTGATAAAAGCTCTTCACCCTGGCATATaactttgaatatatatatagttttatgcAAATGAACTTAAAACcataggttaattttttttttttaacatctataTCAAGCAACCTTCTCTTAGATGGAAGGAAACTCAGATCCAGGTAGTTGGATAATTGCCTCTATGACAACCTCAACAAGACCTGACCAATCTTCTCTCCCCCATTCAGAGAACAGATGCAGTCACAATAGGGACCTTAAGGGAGCAATAAGGGACACGTGTACCTGCCCCAGAATAAGCCAGTGCTGCTGGATGTGGTGGAGCCAGGGGGAAGAGTCCGCCGCTGTAATCTGCCACCTGTCCACCTGAGTGGCTCCTTAGGCGGAGTCCTAGTGCTTCAAAATGctaaaagaaaggggaggaaaccATCGCGGTTCTTTCTACTCACAACCGGATGGTAATTATTCAGTGCTGTTGGAATCTTTGTGCTGGGGGAACTCTGTGCAGGGAATTCCGGAACCCTATTAAAATGACGATAGCCCAAGAAGTAAGTTACTCTAGAATGTCGGCAAGAGATTGTCCAGGGGAAACTCTGAGAGACAGTTAGAAGGGCAATCCAGTCACCAACTGGTGATTCCCAAAGCTTTCAAAACCATGCTGCAAGATCCTCTCGTTTGGGGATATGACAGGGACAACGGACCAGATAGCTGGCATAAGCTTTTTCCTATTGCCAATGGAAGGCGTCAGTCCCCTATTGATATTAAGCTCTGGAACGCCAAGTTTGACAGCTCTCTGAGACCTCTGAATTTTAACTACGATTCTTCAACAGCTCAAGGAATTGTCAACAAGGGTTATTCTTTCAATGTAGAGTTCGATGATTCTAGTGACAAATCGGTGCTAAGTGGAGGACCTCTAACTGAGAGATACAGGTTGGCTCACTTCAGTTTTCACTGGGGTTGCAGGGATGATCAAGGCTCAGAGCACAGTATTGATGACCTGAAATATGCAGCGGAGCTCCATTTGGTTCACTGGAATACAAAATACAATTCCTTCTGCGATGCGATACACCATTCTGACGGACTAGCTATAGTGGGTGTTTTTTTGAAAATAGGAAATTCTGAGCCTGAACTACAGGAAGTCATCGATGCATTAGATGCCATTAAACAAAGAAATATGCATGCTGTTTTTACAGACTTCAATCCAGTTTGCCTTCTTCCTGATAACCTCGACTTTTGGACTTATGCAGGCTCCCTGACCATTCCTCCTCTTTTAGAATGTGTGATTTGGATCGTCTTACGGGAGCCCATTAATATCAGCAAAGAACAGCTATCTAAATTTCGAAGTCTTTACTCCACTTCTAAGGGAGAACATCCCCAGAGGCACATGGTGGCAAACTGGCGCCCACGTCAGCCTCTGCAGGGCAGACAGGTTAGAAGGTTCTTAAAATAAGATTATCATCACTAGAAATACTGCTTCTCAAAAGGAAGGGATTCTCTAGATAAACACAAGTCAATCCTAAATCATCATTCTATGCTTGGGCCGCATTCTCCCCTAGTCTTCTAGTCCCTTTGGCTTTTGTTCTAAATGTTTTTATTCAGGAAATGTGAAAGGTTGACTCATGGTTCAATGGAAAGCACACTGCATC contains these protein-coding regions:
- the LOC127564393 gene encoding carbonic anhydrase 2-like produces the protein MLQDPLVWGYDRDNGPDSWHKLFPIANGRRQSPIDIKLWNAKFDSSLRPLNFNYDSSTAQGIVNKGYSFNVEFDDSSDKSVLSGGPLTERYRLAHFSFHWGCRDDQGSEHSIDDLKYAAELHLVHWNTKYNSFCDAIHHSDGLAIVGVFLKIGNSEPELQEVIDALDAIKQRNMHAVFTDFNPVCLLPDNLDFWTYAGSLTIPPLLECVIWIVLREPINISKEQLSKFRSLYSTSKGEHPQRHMVANWRPRQPLQGRQVRRFLK